The Ipomoea triloba cultivar NCNSP0323 chromosome 4, ASM357664v1 DNA segment AATGGTTTCTGGCACTGCCAAGCCGTTCCATTCGGTGCTTCAATGATTTGGCCGACCGATTCCTTACTCACTATGCCGTAAACATCAAGCCGCAGCGCAATCTTACTCACCTGAGCGGGATCAGTCAGGATGAGGGAGAAGCTTTGAAAACGTATCTGGCTCGCTGGCAAAAGGAGGTACAAACCATTGAGGGGTTAGATGAGCAAGTGGCTATCACCTTTTTCATGGAGTCGCTCCGAGCGGGCAAATTGTTTATTCATCTTTACAATGATCGCCCAAAGACGTATGTAGAGGCTATCCAAAGAGCCAGTCGTCAAGCAGACACGGAAGAGGCTGTGAGACAAAAGCGGCAGCGAGAAGCTGCCGGGTCCAGCGCTAAGCGATCACAACCTGAGTCCAAGAGTCGAACGGAACCTGAGCGCCCTAGTCGTACTAAGGTACGACGAGGATCTGAGAGGGTGGGGGCTTCGCCCCCTCACCTTACCGTAGCCCAACCCGTGCATGAGGTTAAAGATACCTTGCCTCCCCCTCCGCCTCTGAAACCTGGAGATCAGCCCGAGATCTTGCCCCCGGGAGGGGTCTCGTCGAAATACTATCGATATCACCGATCGACTACACACACCACGGAGGAATGTTCTTACCTGCGCAGAGAAATAGAGGCAATGATACAGAAGGGTGCTCCGCCTCCACCTAATCAATGGAGGCGATATCCGCGTTCCGATAAAACAGATTCACGCTCTGATCGAGGAAAACAACCCGCCTCTGAGGAAGAGGAGACTAATTGGAAGCACAAACCTGTTATCAACATGATAGTAGGAGGACTGGAAGGAGGGGATTCATCCGGTTCTCGGAAAGCTTGGGCTCGGCAACTATATGTGGGAACCATCTACGGTCGGGACGACAGTCTAAAGAAGGTATGTCGAGAACCCATTGTGTTTACTGATGAGGACTTACCCCGAAGCCAACATCCCCATCGGGATGCTTTGGTTATTGCCATGGACGTCCATGGTACGGTAGTCCGAAGAGTCCTAGTGGACACAGGAAGTAGCGTGAACATTTTGTATTTAGAGGTGTTTGAGAGGTTAGGGTTACAACGTAACAAGCTAAAACCTGTGAAAACGCCTTTAGCCGGTTTTACCGGGGACTCAATTGAGTCAGAGGGATCCATACGTTTACCGGTTGAAATTGGGACCTTTCCCAACCTTCGAAGCATAGACATGNGACCTATCCTGCTCCCATAATATGATCCTAGGGCGACCTGGATTAGAAGATCTGGGCGCTCTCATCTCCCTCGAACATCTTTGTCTGAAAATCCGGACCCCCAATGGGATCGGAGTCGCTCGGTGCGACCAGAAGGTAGCTCGGGATTGTTATTTACAGTCCTGCCGAGAGATTGGGAAAAAGGACTTGAGGATTCATGTTATCACTAGTCGGGAGGAACAGTTAAAGAGTCTTGACCGACCCGAGCCGGCGGTAGAGCTAGAGGAAATTGAGATCGACCCTTCGCGCCCTGAAAGACGGGTAAAGATCGGAGTGGGTTTGGCTGAGAAAGTCAAACAAGAAATCATCCAGGAACTGCGAAAAAATCAGAAGGAATTTGCATGGGGCCCTGAAGACATGCCGGGAGTTGACCGGTCGGTCATTTGCCATCGACTGGCCGTCAACCCTAACCACAAACCGGTGATTCAGAAGAAAAGATACCTCTCGGCGGATCGACGAGAATTCGTTAAGACGGAGGTGGAAACCCTAATGGCTGCGCAGCATATCCGCGAGGTAAAGTACCCGGACTGGCTTGCCAACGTAGTGCTCGTGCCGAAGCCTCCCGCTTAGCGAATGTGCGTGGATTACACAGATCTTAATCAGGCTTGCCCAAAAGATCCGTTCCCTTTACCAAGGATCGATCAGTTGGTGGACGAGACGGCCGGCTGTGATTTAttgagtttcatggacgccttcCGAGGCTATCATCAAATCTTCATGCACCCCGCTGACGAGGAGAAGACTGCTTTCATTACTCCGGATGGGGTATACTGCTACcgggtaatgccttttggtttAAAGAATGCCGGGGCCACCTATACCCGAATGGTAGGACGATTGTTCAGAGACTTGCTGGGGAAGTCCATGGCAgcctatgtggatgacatgcttGTGAAAAGCAAAGACGAGAGAACCCATGCAGGGGATTTGGCATCCACCTTTGCCATAATGGAAAAATACAATCTGCGATTGAACCCAAAGAAGTGCGCCTTCGCGGTGCGAGGAGGAAAGTTCCTCGGTTATATGGTCACTCGGAAAGGAATCGAGCCTAACCCTGAAAAGGTGAAGGCTATACTTGATATGCAGCCTCCCGGGACCTTGAAAGAGTTACAAAGGTTGACTGGGCGACTCGCGGCCTTAAACAGGTTCCTGTCCAAATCAGCAGACCGGGCTTTACCCTTTTTCGAAGCTATGAAGAAAAGGGAAGGGTTTCGCTGGACGGAAGAATGCCAAAAGTCGTTCGACGAGTTAAAAGATTACTTACAGACTCCGCCACTACTATCTACTTCGAAGGAAGGGGAAGTGTTATTCCTTTATCTGGCCGCTTCCCAAAAAGCTGTTAGTTCTGTGTTAATCCGAGAGGAAGAGCGAGTACAGCATCCGGTCTATTATGTCAGTCGAGCTTTAAAAGCCTCAAAAATCCGTTATACCCCCTTGGAAAAGGTGGTGTACGCTCTGGTAATCACTGCCCGGAAGCTGGTACCGTATCTCCAGGCCCATCCCATCCGAGTCTTAACTGATCAGCCTTTGGCAGGTGTTTTACGAAATCCCAAATCTTCGGCGTGTTTGGTAAAGTGGGCCGTAGAGCTCACACAATATGGGATTGAGTATCACCCTCACCCCTCAGTGAAAGGTCAGGCATTAGCCGATTTTATAGTAGAATGCACCGCTCAGAGTCCTGAACCCAACGCCAAGGCCCCTGAGGAAGGGGATTGGTGGGAAATGCACGCCGATGGAGCTGCCAGTCAGCACCATTGCGGAGGAGGGATCATGTTGACGACTCCTGAAGGTTTCCGCTTATACTATTCATTAACGTACGAGTTCAGAGCCTCGAATAATGAAGCCGAGTATGAGGCCGTGATCGGAGGATTGCGGATGGCCAAAGCCCTTAAAGTCCAGAGGATCCGGATAAAGACTGACTCTCGCTTAGTGGTCGGACAGGTAACCGGAACATGTGAGGTGAAAAATGAGAGACTCGGACGGTATAAAAAAATCACTGAGGGACTTTTGGGTGAA contains these protein-coding regions:
- the LOC116015877 gene encoding uncharacterized protein LOC116015877 → MEGFERRLQNLQDQFEGKVRPSAENLLTSSPFVDEIMDYRAPADLKIPEHASFDGTGDPREHLVSYQAKLQVLGVEEPLMCKAFLPTLKGLAQKWFLALPSRSIRCFNDLADRFLTHYAVNIKPQRNLTHLSGISQDEGEALKTYLARWQKEVQTIEGLDEQVAITFFMESLRAGKLFIHLYNDRPKTYVEAIQRASRQADTEEAVRQKRQREAAGSSAKRSQPESKSRTEPERPSRTKVRRGSERVGASPPHLTVAQPVHEVKDTLPPPPPLKPGDQPEILPPGGVSSKYYRYHRSTTHTTEECSYLRREIEAMIQKGAPPPPNQWRRYPRSDKTDSRSDRGKQPASEEEETNWKHKPVINMIVGGLEGGDSSGSRKAWARQLYVGTIYGRDDSLKKVCREPIVFTDEDLPRSQHPHRDALVIAMDVHGTVVRRVLVDTGSSVNILYLEVFERLGLQRNKLKPVKTPLAGFTGDSIESEGSIRLPVEIGTFPNLRSIDMXPILLP
- the LOC116015878 gene encoding uncharacterized protein LOC116015878; its protein translation is MCVDYTDLNQACPKDPFPLPRIDQLVDETAGCDLLSFMDAFRGYHQIFMHPADEEKTAFITPDGVYCYRVMPFGLKNAGATYTRMVGRLFRDLLGKSMAAYVDDMLVKSKDERTHAGDLASTFAIMEKYNLRLNPKKCAFAVRGGKFLGYMVTRKGIEPNPEKVKAILDMQPPGTLKELQRLTGRLAALNRFLSKSADRALPFFEAMKKREGFRWTEECQKSFDELKDYLQTPPLLSTSKEGEVLFLYLAASQKAVSSVLIREEERVQHPVYYVSRALKASKIRYTPLEKVVYALVITARKLVPYLQAHPIRVLTDQPLAGVLRNPKSSACLVKWAVELTQYGIEYHPHPSVKGQALADFIVECTAQSPEPNAKAPEEGDWWEMHADGAASQHHCGGGIMLTTPEGFRLYYSLTYEFRASNNEAEYEAVIGGLRMAKALKVQRIRIKTDSRLVVGQVTGTCEVKNERLGRYKKITEGLLGEFEAYELEHVPRAENTEADILSKIALGGIPDHLIRICQNERILLPSIEPKVVPKDEIHRYKENGDLPDDPVEAAKILRQSPAYVLIDGHMYKKSFGGSLLRCLFPSEANQVMEEAHRGICSAHQGAHMLARKIVLQGYYWPTMVKDCTDRVARCAICQSFAKKDTRPTSFYTPITVAIPFAKWGIDTVGPLPQAPGRLRFCVVAVDFFTKWVEAEPLSTITEFHAASSFGGRSFVDLGSRSTWVSIAYPQANGHVENVNRTIVDGIRRKLNDLGGIWVDELDRVLWAYRTTPRRAIGKTPFSLTYGFEAMVPSEITTPTLWVLQYNDDENEENLQIEKNFLEERRDATHGRMAEYQQSVKRYYDKRVKEKKFQEGDLVLRDRDASQPNQGGKFAIKWEGPYRIREVIRPGTYRLKTPEGQAVERKWNAVHLKEFFQ